Proteins encoded in a region of the Thermogemmatispora onikobensis genome:
- a CDS encoding tetratricopeptide repeat protein: MGGCLDAEGCGYQNPDKVRFCAQCGIPTRGSFLLGRYEIMDLLSRDRQTVTLQALDHHRGLPVTVRVLRPRETTEQEREEFLQDAELAMSLSSRVNEPGSIRVTDYGQDGPVAFLVKTEFDPARQPARQFRPHMTVRVGSDLLWSEAEATVQAAAGVKEEEGGAEDEVSTERYPALPRRSISQQRQTTPTGVRDWLAEANALYEQQRYEEALAAYEVAIRSQGNPVEAWIGKGATLMLLGRPEEALAAYDYALRLRPDDPELWNSRASVLHELGRYDEEMYCYDQALALDPNSAFAWSGRGMALAEQNRPEEALLAFDRALVLDPNQSVIWQAMSDTLYSLQRYEEALIAVDRALELESQRASLWDIKGNILRRLKQPDQALPLHERALQLEPQNALYSFDKANDLRDLRRYAEALAAYDEALELDPTLAGAWYNRGNVLAALHMYEDALESYNQALRYDDGLISAWYNKGSLLHELGRYEEALEAFDRALALDAHYIAAWNNKGLSLFALGRLEEALAALDQATAFAPEEPDAWHNKAVVLERLGRSEEARSCQEWVRSLEQQAALRKT, encoded by the coding sequence ATGGGGGGCTGTTTGGACGCCGAAGGATGTGGTTATCAGAATCCCGATAAAGTGCGTTTTTGCGCCCAATGTGGAATTCCGACCAGAGGCTCATTCCTGCTGGGGCGCTATGAAATTATGGATCTGCTTTCTCGCGACCGCCAGACGGTGACGCTGCAGGCTCTCGATCACCATCGCGGGCTGCCCGTGACGGTGCGTGTGCTGCGCCCGCGCGAGACAACGGAGCAGGAGCGGGAAGAGTTCCTGCAAGATGCGGAGCTGGCCATGTCGCTCTCCAGCCGGGTCAATGAGCCGGGGAGCATTCGCGTGACCGATTATGGCCAGGATGGTCCGGTTGCCTTTCTGGTCAAGACAGAATTCGATCCGGCGCGCCAGCCCGCCCGTCAGTTTCGTCCCCATATGACGGTCCGTGTGGGCAGCGACCTCTTGTGGTCGGAGGCCGAGGCGACGGTCCAGGCCGCGGCTGGGGTGAAGGAGGAGGAGGGAGGAGCGGAGGATGAGGTCAGTACTGAGCGCTATCCCGCGCTGCCCCGCCGGTCCATCTCGCAGCAGCGCCAGACGACTCCAACGGGCGTGCGTGACTGGCTGGCGGAGGCCAATGCGCTCTATGAGCAGCAGCGCTATGAGGAGGCGCTGGCGGCCTACGAGGTGGCTATTCGCTCCCAGGGGAACCCGGTGGAGGCCTGGATCGGCAAGGGGGCTACCCTGATGCTCCTTGGGCGCCCGGAGGAGGCGCTGGCGGCCTACGATTATGCCTTGCGTCTGCGCCCGGACGATCCTGAGCTGTGGAACTCGCGCGCCAGTGTCTTGCATGAGCTGGGCCGCTACGATGAGGAGATGTATTGCTACGATCAGGCGCTGGCCCTCGATCCGAATTCGGCCTTCGCCTGGAGTGGCCGTGGCATGGCGCTGGCCGAGCAGAATCGCCCGGAGGAGGCCCTGCTGGCTTTCGATCGGGCCCTGGTGCTTGATCCCAATCAGAGCGTCATCTGGCAGGCCATGAGCGATACGCTCTATAGCTTGCAGCGCTATGAGGAGGCACTCATTGCGGTCGATCGGGCCCTGGAGCTGGAGAGCCAGCGCGCTTCTTTGTGGGATATTAAGGGCAATATTTTGCGCCGCCTCAAGCAGCCCGATCAGGCCCTCCCGCTCCATGAGCGCGCGCTGCAGTTGGAGCCGCAGAATGCCCTCTACTCTTTTGATAAGGCCAACGATCTGCGCGATCTGCGGCGCTATGCGGAGGCGCTTGCAGCCTACGATGAAGCCTTAGAACTTGATCCTACCCTGGCCGGCGCATGGTATAATCGAGGAAACGTCCTGGCTGCCCTCCACATGTATGAGGATGCCCTGGAATCCTATAATCAGGCGCTCCGCTACGATGATGGCCTGATCTCCGCCTGGTATAACAAGGGCAGCCTCCTCCATGAGCTGGGACGCTATGAGGAGGCCCTGGAGGCTTTCGATCGCGCTTTGGCCCTCGATGCCCACTATATCGCTGCCTGGAACAATAAGGGATTGTCGCTCTTCGCTCTGGGCCGTCTGGAGGAGGCCCTGGCGGCCCTGGATCAGGCGACGGCCTTCGCTCCCGAGGAACCCGATGCCTGGCATAATAAGGCGGTCGTGCTCGAACGCCTGGGACGCAGCGAGGAAGCCCGCTCCTGTCAGGAGTGGGTGCGCTCTCTGGAGCAGCAGGCGGCGTTGCGCAAGACCTGA
- a CDS encoding protein kinase domain-containing protein gives MRRCADLDDCGYENRESDLFCRACALPLLGTALAGRYVVEALISKGGYAAVFRGIDRHLSRHVAIKLLLPSRTTTAEREHFLREARIAAALDHPNIAPVLDYGRDGPSVFLIMPLYTAGSLRTRLANAAGPLPFWETVQHFHQLVSALHYAHTRPRPVIHRDIKPENLLIHQEDHRLVITDFGIARALEPGARVGMTVTVRGTVGYMAPEQAHGIVDPRSDQYGCAVVLYEMLTGYHPHDPLSGVIVPPSSLNRELTPELDEVLLRALAARPEERYSDMLEFQYDFDRALQPGQGARALVVRSREVGRLPPTAGSRRALPAQAQAPAALQSEAESNGVEARVSAALPVQQQTRISSRISSSVREKCQEGDQLLRQQHYAQALRAYEEALQLSPRNFHAWNGKGTALYNQGNYRKAYEAFQRATEIDPESAVVWVSAGLALHRLQRYQQALVHFERALALDPHYVAAWNGKADAQLDMGLTSEALASYEQALACDPHSFHAWNGLGNARSALHDFAGAVEAYTRALLINPRSAVAWCNKAEALLRLGHHRAALDALNEATELDRSYARAWMLKAEIYELLGQYQEAQKARRRMRPWGPLS, from the coding sequence ATGCGACGCTGCGCCGACCTGGATGACTGCGGATACGAGAATCGTGAGTCTGATCTCTTTTGCCGGGCCTGCGCTCTCCCTCTATTGGGGACAGCGCTCGCCGGTCGCTATGTCGTTGAGGCTTTGATTAGTAAGGGGGGCTATGCCGCGGTCTTCCGTGGAATCGATCGCCATTTGTCTCGCCATGTGGCGATCAAGCTGCTCCTGCCAAGCAGGACAACCACGGCTGAACGCGAGCATTTTTTGCGTGAGGCCCGGATTGCCGCGGCCCTGGATCATCCCAATATTGCCCCGGTGCTGGACTATGGCCGCGATGGCCCGAGTGTCTTTTTGATTATGCCCCTCTATACCGCGGGTTCACTGCGGACGCGCCTGGCCAATGCAGCTGGCCCTCTGCCCTTCTGGGAGACGGTTCAGCATTTTCATCAGTTGGTGTCGGCCCTGCATTATGCTCATACGCGCCCTCGCCCGGTGATTCATCGCGATATTAAGCCCGAGAATCTCTTGATCCATCAGGAAGATCATCGCCTGGTGATCACCGACTTCGGCATCGCCCGCGCTCTGGAGCCGGGGGCCCGCGTAGGGATGACGGTGACGGTGCGCGGTACGGTCGGCTATATGGCCCCCGAGCAGGCTCACGGCATTGTCGATCCCCGCAGCGATCAATACGGTTGTGCGGTCGTCCTCTACGAAATGCTCACCGGTTATCATCCCCATGATCCGCTCAGTGGCGTGATTGTGCCTCCTTCCTCGCTGAATCGCGAGCTGACTCCAGAACTGGATGAGGTGCTGCTGCGGGCCCTGGCTGCGCGCCCGGAGGAGCGCTATAGCGATATGTTGGAGTTTCAGTATGACTTTGATCGCGCCTTGCAGCCCGGCCAGGGAGCGCGGGCCCTGGTGGTGCGCTCGCGCGAGGTAGGGCGTCTGCCCCCGACGGCAGGATCGCGGCGGGCCTTGCCTGCTCAGGCTCAGGCCCCGGCGGCCCTCCAGAGCGAGGCTGAGAGCAACGGGGTGGAGGCGCGGGTCAGCGCTGCCCTGCCGGTTCAGCAGCAGACGCGGATTTCGTCGCGCATCAGCAGCAGCGTGCGTGAGAAGTGTCAGGAGGGGGACCAGCTCTTGCGCCAGCAACACTATGCGCAGGCACTGCGAGCCTATGAGGAGGCGCTCCAGCTCTCTCCCCGCAATTTCCATGCCTGGAATGGCAAGGGGACAGCCCTCTACAATCAGGGGAATTATCGCAAGGCCTATGAGGCTTTTCAGCGTGCGACGGAGATCGATCCCGAGAGCGCGGTGGTCTGGGTGAGCGCTGGCCTGGCTCTCCATCGGCTGCAGCGCTATCAGCAGGCCCTGGTCCACTTTGAGCGGGCCCTGGCTCTCGATCCTCATTATGTGGCGGCCTGGAATGGGAAGGCCGATGCTCAGCTGGATATGGGCCTGACCAGTGAGGCGCTGGCTTCCTATGAGCAGGCCCTGGCCTGCGATCCCCATAGTTTTCATGCCTGGAATGGCCTGGGCAATGCCCGCTCGGCGCTCCACGATTTTGCCGGGGCGGTCGAAGCCTATACGCGGGCCCTCCTGATTAATCCGCGCAGCGCGGTGGCCTGGTGCAATAAGGCGGAGGCTCTTTTGCGCCTCGGCCATCATCGCGCCGCTCTCGATGCGCTCAATGAGGCCACCGAGCTTGATCGTAGCTATGCCCGCGCCTGGATGTTGAAGGCGGAGATCTACGAGTTGCTCGGCCAGTATCAGGAGGCTCAAAAGGCTCGCCGCCGCATGCGACCCTGGGGACCGCTGAGCTGA
- a CDS encoding response regulator: protein MTTQTAPGAVNGEHEEQRVIRVLLADDHALVREGTRRLLEAESDVSVVAEAASGEEAVEAARRLNPDIAIMDIAMPGMGGIEATRQIKAHCPKTAVLVLSAYDDEQYLIALLEAGAAGFLLKNVHGQELVNAIRAVARGESVLQPSLTEKMMRRLTNRSSHPAQRSSDLLSEREFDVLRLAARGLPNKEIARRLGLSIRTVHSHLANIFQKMQVGSRTEAVLQALRQGMISLQDTYDSQ, encoded by the coding sequence ATGACAACACAGACCGCTCCCGGCGCAGTCAACGGCGAGCATGAGGAGCAGCGGGTGATCCGCGTGCTGCTCGCCGACGACCACGCCCTGGTGCGCGAGGGAACACGGCGCTTGCTTGAGGCAGAGAGCGATGTCTCAGTGGTAGCTGAGGCGGCGAGTGGCGAGGAGGCGGTAGAGGCCGCTCGGCGCCTGAATCCCGATATTGCCATCATGGACATCGCTATGCCCGGCATGGGAGGAATCGAGGCCACTCGCCAGATCAAGGCCCACTGTCCTAAAACGGCTGTCCTGGTGCTCTCCGCCTACGACGATGAGCAGTACTTGATCGCCCTGCTGGAGGCGGGAGCCGCCGGCTTCCTGCTGAAGAATGTCCACGGCCAGGAGCTGGTGAATGCGATCCGCGCTGTGGCCCGCGGCGAGTCGGTGCTGCAGCCATCGCTGACAGAGAAGATGATGCGCCGCCTGACGAACCGCAGCAGTCACCCAGCTCAGCGCTCTTCGGACCTGCTCAGCGAGCGCGAGTTTGACGTCCTGCGTCTGGCCGCCCGTGGCCTGCCTAATAAAGAGATCGCGCGCCGCCTGGGTCTGAGTATCCGTACTGTCCATAGCCACCTGGCCAATATCTTCCAGAAAATGCAGGTTGGCTCGCGCACCGAGGCCGTGCTCCAGGCCCTCCGCCAGGGAATGATCTCACTCCAGGATACCTACGATAGTCAATGA